In a genomic window of Deltaproteobacteria bacterium:
- a CDS encoding PTS sugar transporter subunit IIA, with amino-acid sequence MKIIDLIRRDMVIPQLKGRTKRDILQELAHHIASHRPGLDEETIARVLIEREELASTAIGEGVAIPHGKLPGLDEIVACLGRVAEGVDFDSMDGQPTYLFFVLIAPVSSTGAHLKALARVSRLFKDREFRKRLLAAADADAMYEILAEEDAKY; translated from the coding sequence ATGAAGATTATCGACTTGATACGGCGGGACATGGTGATCCCGCAGCTGAAGGGCCGGACCAAGCGCGACATCCTTCAGGAACTCGCGCACCACATCGCGTCGCACCGGCCCGGCCTCGACGAGGAAACCATCGCCCGAGTGCTCATCGAGCGCGAGGAGCTGGCGTCGACCGCCATCGGGGAGGGCGTCGCCATTCCCCACGGCAAACTGCCCGGTCTCGACGAGATCGTCGCCTGTCTCGGGCGCGTCGCGGAGGGGGTGGATTTCGACTCGATGGACGGGCAGCCCACCTACTTGTTTTTCGTCCTCATCGCGCCGGTCTCGTCTACCGGCGCGCACCTCAAGGCGCTCGCCCGGGTCAGCCGCCTGTTCAAGGACCGCGAGTTCAGAAAGCGGCTGCTCGCCGCCGCCGATGCCGACGCGATGTACGAAATCCTCGCGGAGGAGGACGCCAAGTACTAG